The following proteins are encoded in a genomic region of Vidua macroura isolate BioBank_ID:100142 chromosome 10, ASM2450914v1, whole genome shotgun sequence:
- the LOC128812344 gene encoding feather keratin Cos1-1/Cos1-3/Cos2-1-like isoform X1 produces the protein MLVAGDGWEEGALFQQKGIHGAQPQGDVPGRICTGRGVTKCPSASRDISNTATSVPEMGCDQSLHRGLKATVLGAIAELCLLHREMSCCRPCPPRPCGPCGPTPLASSCSEPCLARCADSMFYIEASPVAVTLPGPILTSFPQSTAVGSSLSAAVGSSLSTSGVPISSGGSLGLGGSGLCLPFPRCGQIC, from the exons ATGCTGGTGGCTGGGGACGGCTGGGAAGAGGGGGCTTTGTTCCAGCAGAAGGGGATCCATGGGGCTCAGCCTCAGGGGGATGTGCCCGGCAGAATTTGCACCGGCCGTGGTGTAACAAAATGTCCCAGTGCATCCCGGGACATCTCTAACACAGCCACGTCTGTTCCGGAGATGGGCTGTGACCAGTCTTTGCACAGGGGCCTTAAAGCCACTGTGCTGGGTGCTATTGCTGAG CTTTGCCTCCTGCACCGAGAGATGTCCTGCTGCAGACCCTGTCCCCCACGGCCCTGCGGCCCCTGTGGCCCAACCCCCCTTGcaagcagctgcagtgagccCTGCCTCGCCCGCTGCGCTGACTCCATGTTCTACATCGAGGCTTCGCCGGTGGCGGTGACCTTGCCGGGCCCCATCCTCACCTCTTTCCCTCAGAGCACAGCCGTGGGATCCtctctgtcagctgctgtgggcagctccctcagcacctcggGGGTTCCCATCTCTTCTGGGGGCTCCCTTGGCCTGGGGGGCTCAGGCCTGTGTCTGCCTTTCCCCCGCTGCGGTCAGATCTGCTGA
- the LOC128812344 gene encoding uncharacterized protein LOC128812344 isoform X2, whose translation MREMKEAGTSSGARPRKWPLPGVWMFHRQGMFVAPQGSGTRHKRLRCSRLCILVSGLPFLQEPALPPAPRDVLLQTLSPTALRPLWPNPPCKQLQ comes from the exons ATGCGAGAGATGAAAGAGGCAGGGACCTCATCAGGAGCGAGGCCTCGCAAGTGGCCACTCCCAGGAGTTTGGATGTTTCACAGACAAGGAATGTTTGTGgccccacagggctctgggacccGGCATAAAAGGCTGCGCTGCTCCCGGCTCTGCATCCTCGTCTCTGGcctccctttcctccaggaaCCAG CTTTGCCTCCTGCACCGAGAGATGTCCTGCTGCAGACCCTGTCCCCCACGGCCCTGCGGCCCCTGTGGCCCAACCCCCCTTGcaagcagctgcagtga